The following are from one region of the Ruficoccus sp. ZRK36 genome:
- the carA gene encoding glutamine-hydrolyzing carbamoyl-phosphate synthase small subunit encodes MGTSRSGILALEDGSVFRGKAFGAAKTVVGEAVFNTSMTGYQEILTDPSYYAQIVTMTASQIGNYGINPEDEESDGPKVSGFVVRDLSPVSSNWRSTLSLPEYLEKNLIPGLSGVDTRAITKRLRVAGAMKACLSTEELSDEEAVRRAKEWPGLVGVDYVKEVTCKDPYDFDPDGSLSEPFKITGTTLNHFTRPEKTFKVAAFDFGAKHSIFKRLHNHGFDVYVVPATASPEQVRELAPDALFLSNGPGDPSAVTYAHQSISKLMQDYPTFGICLGHQIITHALGAKTFKLKFGHRGGNQPVKNIETGQVSITSQNHGFASTRAEIEKCGGVVTELNLNDDTVEGLRHKELPIFSVQYHPEAAPGPNDADPLFTQFYEMVAKVKA; translated from the coding sequence ATGGGCACCTCACGTAGCGGTATTCTCGCCTTGGAAGATGGCAGCGTCTTCCGGGGTAAAGCATTTGGCGCGGCCAAGACCGTCGTCGGCGAAGCGGTCTTTAACACGTCGATGACGGGTTATCAGGAGATCCTCACCGATCCCTCCTACTATGCGCAGATCGTCACCATGACGGCCTCGCAGATCGGTAACTACGGGATCAACCCCGAGGACGAGGAGTCCGACGGCCCGAAGGTTTCCGGCTTTGTCGTGCGCGACCTCTCCCCTGTCTCCAGCAACTGGCGCAGCACCCTGTCCCTGCCCGAGTACCTGGAAAAGAACCTTATCCCCGGTCTGTCGGGCGTCGACACGCGGGCCATCACCAAGCGCCTGCGTGTAGCCGGTGCCATGAAGGCCTGCCTGAGCACGGAAGAACTCTCCGACGAGGAAGCCGTGCGCCGCGCCAAGGAATGGCCCGGCCTGGTCGGCGTGGACTATGTCAAGGAAGTCACCTGCAAGGACCCCTACGACTTCGACCCGGACGGCTCCCTGAGCGAACCTTTTAAAATCACCGGCACCACGCTCAACCACTTTACGCGCCCGGAAAAGACCTTCAAGGTCGCGGCCTTCGACTTCGGGGCCAAGCACTCGATCTTCAAGCGTCTGCACAACCACGGCTTCGATGTGTACGTGGTGCCCGCCACCGCCAGCCCGGAGCAGGTTCGTGAGCTGGCCCCCGACGCCCTCTTCCTCAGTAATGGACCCGGTGACCCCTCCGCTGTCACCTACGCCCACCAGAGCATTTCCAAGCTGATGCAGGATTACCCGACCTTCGGGATCTGCCTCGGCCACCAGATCATCACTCACGCTCTCGGCGCCAAGACCTTCAAGCTGAAGTTCGGCCATCGTGGCGGAAACCAACCGGTCAAGAACATCGAAACCGGCCAGGTCTCCATCACTTCGCAGAACCACGGCTTTGCCTCGACGCGTGCCGAAATCGAAAAGTGCGGCGGCGTCGTGACCGAGCTTAACCTCAATGACGACACCGTCGAGGGCCTGCGCCACAAGGAGCTGCCGATCTTCAGCGTACAGTACCACCCGGAGGCCGCCCCCGGCCCCAACGACGCCGACCCGCTCTTCACGCAGTTCTACGAGATGGTCGCCAAGGTCAAGGCCTAG
- a CDS encoding response regulator — protein sequence MEALFARPRSAPTRAKKTHAARPEGRTRPRILIAQDGFIGQHRAIQRLSQAGYEIELAHSGVEVMNAVRDHDYDLVLMDVELPDLNGVIAARTIRMNWRDHAPRLVGRSRSPFPEDYQTIKEQGDMDACISCKLPEQELLALIADCLKDTPAAV from the coding sequence ATGGAAGCACTGTTCGCTAGGCCTCGCTCTGCTCCCACCAGAGCGAAGAAAACACACGCGGCTCGCCCAGAGGGCCGCACCCGCCCGCGTATTCTGATAGCCCAGGACGGCTTTATCGGACAGCACCGGGCGATCCAGCGACTAAGCCAGGCAGGATACGAAATCGAACTGGCTCACAGCGGCGTCGAGGTGATGAACGCCGTGCGTGACCACGATTACGACCTCGTCCTGATGGATGTCGAACTGCCTGACCTCAATGGGGTTATCGCAGCCCGAACTATCCGCATGAACTGGAGGGACCACGCCCCGCGCCTTGTCGGGCGCTCGCGTTCGCCCTTCCCGGAAGACTACCAGACGATCAAAGAACAAGGAGATATGGATGCGTGCATCTCCTGTAAACTCCCGGAACAGGAGCTGCTCGCTCTCATCGCCGACTGCCTGAAAGACACCCCCGCCGCCGTTTGA
- a CDS encoding metalloregulator ArsR/SmtB family transcription factor, translated as MSTLPTIKTQEELARQLWAVGDIVRLQILDLLPMSPDCKHVSNVSQLAEKLNLSQPTVSHHLRVLRQAGIVEYRKMCRDVYYWKNADEAHALAESLRRVLIEDGELPSEK; from the coding sequence ATGAGCACGCTCCCTACGATTAAGACCCAGGAAGAACTCGCCCGACAACTGTGGGCGGTGGGGGATATCGTGCGCCTGCAAATCCTGGACCTGCTACCCATGAGCCCGGACTGCAAGCACGTCAGCAACGTCTCGCAGCTGGCCGAAAAGCTCAACCTCTCCCAGCCCACCGTCTCGCACCACCTGCGCGTCCTGCGGCAGGCGGGCATCGTCGAGTACCGCAAGATGTGCCGCGACGTGTACTACTGGAAAAATGCCGACGAGGCGCACGCCTTGGCCGAATCCCTACGCCGCGTCCTCATTGAGGACGGCGAACTCCCCTCGGAAAAGTAG
- a CDS encoding KamA family radical SAM protein, which translates to MYPQDKTQQWFQGQGLWSHVPASDWKNWKWQLKNRLTTVEQVEQYLELSPQERAGCYFSGRKLALAITPYFFNLIDRDDPDCPIRRQIIPREEEMETSAEELLDPVGEEGSMAVKGIVHRYPDRVLFLVTDRCASYCRYCTRSRLVSNAQDYNFHPEFESGLKYIEDHPEVRDVLLSGGDPLLLSERKLDYLLGRLRAIPHVEFIRIGSRIPVFLPQRITPELCETLKKHGPIWMSIHVNHPRECTEELRQATERLAYAGVPIGNQSVLLKGVNDNLETMKSLVHRLLMMRVRPYYLYQCDLITGSAHLRTDVRKGIELIQQLRGHTTGYAVPQYVIDAPGGGGKVPVNPEYVQKITDSEVVLRNFQGKTYKYPLVNGVPVASGSYPDEVGYGCEG; encoded by the coding sequence ATGTACCCTCAGGACAAAACCCAACAGTGGTTCCAAGGCCAGGGGCTTTGGAGTCATGTCCCCGCCAGTGACTGGAAAAACTGGAAGTGGCAACTGAAGAACCGCCTCACGACGGTCGAGCAGGTCGAGCAGTACCTGGAGCTCTCGCCGCAGGAGCGCGCGGGTTGTTACTTCTCGGGGCGTAAGCTCGCCCTGGCCATCACGCCTTACTTTTTCAACCTCATCGACCGGGATGACCCGGACTGCCCGATCCGCCGCCAGATCATCCCCCGCGAGGAGGAGATGGAGACCTCGGCCGAGGAGCTGCTCGACCCCGTCGGCGAGGAGGGGAGCATGGCCGTCAAGGGCATCGTGCACCGCTATCCGGACCGCGTGCTGTTTCTGGTTACGGACCGCTGCGCCTCTTATTGCCGCTACTGCACGCGCTCGCGGCTGGTTTCCAACGCGCAGGACTACAATTTCCACCCGGAGTTCGAGTCCGGGCTCAAGTACATCGAGGATCACCCCGAGGTGCGCGACGTGCTCCTCTCCGGAGGGGACCCGCTGCTCCTCTCCGAGCGGAAACTCGACTACCTGCTGGGCCGCCTGCGGGCCATCCCGCATGTGGAGTTCATCCGCATCGGCTCACGCATCCCGGTCTTTTTGCCGCAGCGCATCACGCCCGAGCTTTGTGAAACTCTGAAAAAGCACGGGCCGATCTGGATGAGTATCCACGTCAACCACCCGCGCGAGTGCACCGAGGAGTTGCGTCAGGCGACGGAGCGGCTGGCCTACGCCGGTGTGCCAATCGGCAACCAGAGCGTCCTGCTCAAGGGGGTAAACGACAACCTGGAGACGATGAAGAGCCTCGTGCACCGCCTGCTCATGATGCGCGTGCGCCCGTATTACCTTTACCAGTGCGACCTGATCACGGGCAGCGCTCACCTGCGTACCGACGTCCGCAAGGGCATTGAGCTGATCCAGCAACTGCGTGGCCACACTACCGGCTACGCGGTGCCTCAGTACGTGATCGACGCCCCCGGCGGCGGCGGCAAGGTCCCGGTCAACCCCGAGTATGTGCAGAAGATCACCGACTCGGAGGTCGTCCTGCGCAACTTCCAGGGCAAGACCTACAAGTACCCGCTGGTCAACGGCGTCCCCGTGGCCTCCGGCTCCTACCCGGACGAGGTCGGCTACGGCTGCGAAGGGTGA
- the hpnH gene encoding adenosyl-hopene transferase HpnH — MAVPFSQAWTVATYVLGQKMRGRKRYPLVLMLEPLFRCNLACEGCGKIQFPEHILKKRVSAEKALAAAEECGAPIVSIAGGEPLIHPEMDQIVEGLIKQGRYIYLCTNALLLERALKKFKPHKQLTFSVHMDGLKEEHDRSVSRDGTFDTALKAIKKAVDMGFRVTTNTTLFNNANPERVHEFFDLMMEVGVESMMTSPGYPYEKAPDQEIFLERDRTKVLFKKILGGAKKEWRFNHSPNFLAFLKGDIDYDCTPWGNPTYNVFGWQKPCYLLGDGYTKTFKQLMETTEWKRFGQHGTDERCKDCMVHCGYEASAVDDSFSLGGAIRMWKANKGMHKPVTFTDDEERLYAQLRADAKKREESCGASSCCSSSKEPATVRDELLENVAANRATRQVQREV, encoded by the coding sequence ATGGCAGTTCCGTTTTCACAAGCCTGGACCGTGGCCACTTATGTGCTCGGCCAGAAAATGCGTGGTCGCAAACGCTACCCGCTGGTCCTCATGCTCGAACCGCTGTTCCGCTGCAACCTCGCCTGCGAGGGCTGCGGTAAGATCCAGTTCCCGGAGCACATTCTGAAGAAGCGCGTTTCCGCCGAAAAGGCCTTGGCTGCGGCTGAGGAGTGTGGCGCGCCGATCGTCTCCATCGCCGGGGGCGAGCCGCTCATCCATCCGGAGATGGACCAGATCGTCGAGGGCCTGATTAAGCAGGGCCGCTACATTTACCTCTGCACGAACGCCCTCCTGCTGGAGCGCGCGCTCAAGAAGTTCAAGCCGCACAAGCAGCTCACCTTCTCCGTGCACATGGACGGGCTGAAGGAAGAGCACGACCGCTCTGTCAGCCGCGACGGCACCTTTGACACCGCCCTGAAGGCGATCAAGAAGGCCGTGGACATGGGCTTCCGCGTGACCACGAACACCACGCTGTTCAACAACGCCAACCCCGAGCGCGTCCACGAATTTTTCGACCTCATGATGGAGGTCGGCGTCGAGAGCATGATGACCTCGCCCGGTTACCCCTACGAAAAGGCCCCGGATCAGGAAATCTTCCTCGAGCGCGACCGCACCAAGGTCCTCTTCAAGAAGATCCTCGGCGGTGCCAAGAAGGAATGGCGCTTTAACCACAGCCCGAACTTCCTGGCCTTCCTCAAGGGTGACATCGATTACGACTGCACCCCCTGGGGTAACCCGACGTACAACGTCTTCGGCTGGCAGAAGCCCTGCTACCTGCTCGGCGACGGCTACACCAAGACCTTTAAGCAGCTGATGGAAACGACCGAGTGGAAGCGCTTCGGTCAGCACGGCACGGACGAGCGCTGTAAGGACTGCATGGTCCACTGTGGCTACGAAGCCAGCGCCGTGGACGACAGCTTCTCCCTCGGTGGTGCGATCCGCATGTGGAAGGCCAACAAGGGCATGCACAAGCCGGTTACCTTCACCGACGACGAGGAACGCCTCTACGCACAGCTGCGTGCTGACGCCAAGAAGCGTGAGGAGTCCTGCGGGGCCAGCTCCTGCTGCTCCTCCTCTAAGGAGCCCGCCACCGTGCGTGACGAGCTGCTGGAGAATGTCGCCGCCAACCGCGCTACCCGTCAGGTGCAGCGCGAAGTGTAA
- the hpnE gene encoding hydroxysqualene dehydroxylase HpnE — MSSESKEAVKARKKSNLAYTFMSLDPERREAMAVFYDFCRVADDIADEPGRTDEEKRTEFAAWREEIEACYQPEPGELKLMHELKPVIDRFGVEKADLLAIIDGVSMDIGGARFASFVDLKKYCYGVASAVGLVSIKIFGCTHPRTPEFAETLGYALQFTNILRDVVEDKVKMGRVYLPQDELAALGISEDDLADPTRNPACQKLFRLCYYRCKHFFNKARRLLPDSERQHLKAALVMGAIYEDILDKIAANDFAITVERTRLSKGRKLRLMLRTLRQIKGEPQARSLPGRAAVLGGGVAGITAALELGIQGFTPHLYEARTYLGGRAHSLTDAATGLTIDNGQHIVMGCYTGFLQLVELLGIGDKLERQPRLKVPYVSPGGRWSELASQPLPGSLALLGGLFKFSELSTADRLGILRMGVVMRLEAAPAADETAGDWMARHGQTAGAIRALWEPFCVAALNETLATASARLLHETLRRSLFGKSDAADIIVSKVGLSELFQPEAELFLKSIGGGVHLSSKIAALEITGERVSAALTPRGERIEAELFVSALPWTALRGLLPEDSPLRAHVEAIGSAPIMGIHLVTDRPLYTNGADFVGLLDSPVHWVFDRTHTLPPEHNGKHLYAVIASAAQQWLDMKSDEIVATLRTELERFFPAAKEMEISRSLVYKSRDATFAAQPVTELHRPSPTAAPWPNLLLAGDWTATGLPATLEGAALSGFAISEALDR; from the coding sequence ATGTCCTCCGAGTCGAAAGAGGCGGTCAAAGCCCGCAAGAAATCCAATCTCGCCTACACCTTTATGTCGCTCGATCCCGAGCGCCGCGAAGCGATGGCGGTGTTTTACGATTTCTGCCGCGTGGCCGACGACATCGCCGACGAACCCGGACGCACCGACGAAGAAAAACGCACGGAGTTTGCCGCCTGGCGCGAGGAGATCGAGGCCTGTTACCAGCCCGAGCCCGGCGAACTGAAGCTCATGCACGAGCTCAAGCCCGTCATCGACCGCTTCGGGGTGGAAAAGGCCGACCTGCTCGCCATCATCGACGGGGTCTCCATGGACATCGGAGGGGCACGCTTCGCCAGCTTCGTGGACCTGAAAAAATACTGCTACGGAGTCGCCTCGGCCGTCGGCCTGGTCTCGATCAAGATTTTCGGCTGCACCCACCCGCGCACCCCGGAGTTTGCGGAGACACTCGGCTACGCCCTGCAATTTACCAACATCCTGCGCGACGTGGTCGAGGACAAGGTCAAGATGGGCCGCGTCTACCTGCCGCAGGACGAGCTGGCCGCGCTCGGAATCAGCGAGGACGACCTCGCCGACCCCACCCGCAACCCCGCCTGCCAGAAGCTCTTCCGGCTCTGCTACTACCGCTGCAAACACTTCTTTAACAAAGCCCGGCGGCTCCTGCCCGACTCCGAGCGCCAGCACCTCAAAGCCGCCCTCGTCATGGGCGCTATCTACGAGGACATCCTGGACAAAATCGCGGCCAACGACTTCGCGATCACGGTCGAGCGCACCCGCCTCTCCAAGGGCCGCAAACTGCGCCTGATGCTGCGTACGCTGCGCCAGATCAAGGGCGAGCCGCAGGCCCGCAGTCTGCCCGGGAGGGCCGCTGTGCTCGGTGGCGGCGTGGCCGGGATCACTGCCGCGCTTGAGCTGGGCATCCAGGGCTTTACGCCGCACCTCTACGAGGCACGCACCTATCTGGGTGGCCGCGCCCACAGCCTGACCGATGCCGCTACCGGCCTGACCATCGACAACGGCCAGCACATCGTCATGGGCTGCTACACGGGATTTCTGCAACTGGTGGAGCTGCTCGGCATCGGCGATAAACTCGAGCGCCAGCCGCGCCTGAAGGTCCCCTACGTCAGCCCCGGCGGACGCTGGTCCGAGCTGGCCTCCCAGCCCCTACCCGGCTCCCTCGCGCTGCTTGGGGGCCTGTTTAAATTTTCCGAACTCAGCACCGCCGACCGGCTGGGCATCCTGCGCATGGGCGTCGTCATGCGCTTGGAGGCTGCCCCGGCTGCCGATGAGACCGCTGGTGACTGGATGGCCCGCCACGGGCAAACCGCCGGAGCCATCCGCGCCCTGTGGGAGCCGTTCTGCGTGGCCGCGCTAAATGAGACGCTCGCCACTGCCAGCGCCCGCCTGCTGCACGAGACGCTGCGCCGCTCGCTCTTCGGCAAGTCCGACGCCGCCGACATCATCGTGAGCAAGGTCGGCCTCAGCGAGCTGTTCCAGCCCGAGGCCGAGCTCTTCCTGAAAAGCATCGGCGGAGGCGTCCATCTTTCCTCTAAAATCGCCGCCCTCGAAATCACCGGCGAGCGCGTCAGCGCTGCCCTGACCCCGCGCGGCGAGCGCATCGAGGCGGAGCTGTTCGTCAGCGCCCTGCCCTGGACCGCCCTGCGCGGCCTACTACCCGAGGACTCACCCCTGCGCGCCCACGTCGAGGCCATCGGCTCGGCGCCCATCATGGGTATCCATCTGGTGACGGATCGCCCGCTCTACACCAACGGGGCGGACTTCGTCGGGCTGCTCGACTCGCCCGTACACTGGGTCTTTGACCGCACCCACACGCTCCCGCCCGAGCACAACGGCAAGCACCTCTACGCCGTCATCGCCAGCGCCGCCCAGCAGTGGCTGGACATGAAAAGCGACGAGATCGTCGCCACCCTGCGCACCGAGCTGGAGAGGTTTTTCCCCGCCGCCAAAGAGATGGAGATCAGCCGCTCGCTCGTTTACAAGAGTCGCGACGCCACCTTTGCCGCGCAACCGGTGACCGAGCTTCACCGTCCCAGCCCGACTGCCGCCCCCTGGCCCAACCTTCTGCTGGCCGGCGACTGGACCGCCACCGGCCTGCCCGCCACCCTCGAAGGCGCCGCCCTCAGCGGCTTCGCCATCAGCGAGGCTCTGGACCGGTAG
- the hpnC gene encoding squalene synthase HpnC, which yields MMTVDESYARCHDLTREHYENFPVARLVPKAIRPYVSAVYAFARTADDLADEGWGQSASPTPQERVTALDAYEEQLVNAAEGRAVCDEYAWIFLAVADTMKKTGAPLQLFRDLLSAFKQDCVKLRYETFDEVLDYCRRSANPVGRLVLILHGHADEQKFAWSDQICSALQLANFWQDVSIDIKKDGRVYIPLEDWATYGVTEEMFSSPPATEQFRRCMQFQVERTYAMFKEGRVLSRHLPFPLSMEIRITWLGGQTILDKIIAANYDTVSARPKINAFDKVKLLQKAAFTR from the coding sequence ATGATGACCGTCGACGAATCCTACGCGCGCTGCCACGATCTGACCCGCGAGCACTACGAGAACTTCCCCGTGGCCCGGCTCGTCCCCAAGGCGATCCGCCCCTACGTGAGTGCGGTCTACGCCTTTGCGCGCACGGCGGACGACCTCGCCGACGAGGGCTGGGGCCAGAGCGCCAGCCCCACCCCGCAGGAGCGTGTGACCGCCCTCGACGCCTACGAGGAGCAGCTCGTCAACGCCGCAGAGGGCCGCGCCGTCTGCGACGAGTACGCGTGGATATTTCTCGCCGTCGCCGACACCATGAAAAAGACCGGTGCCCCGCTTCAGCTCTTTCGCGACCTCTTGAGCGCTTTTAAGCAGGACTGCGTAAAACTGCGCTACGAGACCTTTGACGAGGTGCTCGACTACTGCCGCCGTAGCGCCAACCCGGTCGGCCGCCTCGTGCTCATCCTCCACGGCCACGCCGACGAGCAGAAGTTCGCCTGGTCGGACCAGATCTGCTCTGCGCTCCAGCTGGCCAACTTCTGGCAGGACGTCAGCATCGATATCAAAAAGGACGGCCGCGTCTACATCCCGCTGGAGGACTGGGCCACCTACGGCGTGACCGAGGAGATGTTCTCCAGCCCGCCCGCTACGGAGCAATTTCGCCGCTGCATGCAGTTCCAGGTCGAGCGCACCTATGCGATGTTCAAGGAGGGCCGCGTCCTGAGCCGCCATCTGCCCTTCCCGCTGAGCATGGAGATCCGCATCACCTGGCTCGGCGGGCAGACGATCCTGGACAAGATCATCGCCGCCAACTACGACACCGTCAGCGCCCGCCCCAAGATCAACGCCTTCGACAAGGTCAAGCTCCTGCAAAAAGCCGCCTTCACGCGCTAA
- a CDS encoding PEP-CTERM sorting domain-containing protein, whose translation MKIKSPFTLSLGAALLLPAASLVAESVTYQFTNTRSEDVYLYFDGGFSFTAGQSVTPTNGMLVSGNGGVANIQIDSVNSGRIGYSIGQTLDDATLGGFNNTSSTDYYKRFDKVELTVNAAGLNGGNADITATDWTSVPVSLSKYSNSSTYTGYTKTYNAFYNSLLESAIANAATPSTPSNPYNGAGFVLGNNGYGVNTSSYSDVVRFIAPSTVAPLPAGKTEPYVSFSGYVNTLRQNATTMSMNRTAAGVSWTFNNGSISGTESDPTATFSGGSLSTGSNDYTGLTLTIGSDGLESETIYKAPSYASTELEYDAETQTIKLKEQNGETSNAISISGPGLDGIDLNDPGNPETAAIMQAINGAVEDFYVGFLLGAWGSITPVDEGSIQGLLGDLNSGQILELGEATGIEYFFDGAQPSDPDYYSVYALIVAENSDNTVYGFPYSDFIQKDGENPLITVANGEIIYINILSDDVVVPEPSTYAMLFGVGVLMVVLYRRRRK comes from the coding sequence ATGAAAATTAAATCCCCCTTTACTCTTTCACTTGGAGCAGCCTTGCTCCTTCCCGCTGCGAGTCTCGTGGCGGAAAGCGTCACCTACCAGTTTACGAACACGCGTTCCGAAGACGTGTATCTGTACTTCGATGGTGGTTTTTCTTTTACGGCCGGTCAGTCGGTGACACCGACGAACGGGATGCTCGTCTCCGGGAACGGTGGCGTCGCTAATATCCAGATCGACAGCGTCAACTCGGGACGTATCGGCTACTCAATCGGCCAGACCCTGGATGATGCTACGCTCGGCGGCTTTAACAACACCAGCAGCACGGACTACTACAAGCGCTTCGACAAGGTGGAACTGACCGTGAATGCGGCTGGGCTCAATGGCGGTAATGCCGACATCACCGCCACCGACTGGACCTCGGTCCCTGTGTCCCTGAGCAAGTACTCCAACAGCAGCACCTACACGGGCTACACCAAGACCTACAACGCTTTCTATAACAGCCTGCTAGAGAGTGCCATCGCCAATGCTGCGACTCCCAGCACGCCGTCCAATCCCTACAACGGGGCCGGATTTGTCCTGGGGAACAACGGTTATGGTGTGAATACCTCTTCATATTCCGATGTGGTGCGCTTTATTGCCCCCTCTACGGTTGCTCCGCTGCCTGCGGGTAAGACAGAGCCCTACGTATCTTTTTCCGGTTATGTGAACACCCTGCGACAGAACGCCACGACGATGTCGATGAACCGTACCGCAGCCGGGGTTAGCTGGACTTTTAATAACGGATCGATCTCTGGCACAGAGTCCGACCCGACCGCTACCTTTTCCGGTGGCTCTCTATCCACAGGCTCTAATGACTACACGGGGCTGACGCTGACCATCGGCAGTGACGGTTTGGAGTCAGAGACGATTTACAAGGCACCCTCCTATGCGTCCACTGAGCTTGAATACGATGCGGAGACCCAGACGATTAAGCTCAAGGAGCAAAATGGCGAGACGAGCAATGCCATCAGCATCTCTGGACCTGGGCTGGATGGTATCGACCTGAACGATCCTGGTAACCCTGAAACGGCAGCCATTATGCAGGCGATTAACGGTGCGGTTGAAGACTTTTATGTGGGCTTCCTGCTCGGAGCCTGGGGCAGCATCACACCGGTAGATGAGGGATCGATTCAGGGGCTCCTCGGCGATCTGAACTCCGGTCAGATCCTCGAACTGGGCGAAGCCACCGGCATTGAGTATTTCTTTGATGGGGCTCAGCCGAGTGACCCGGACTACTACAGCGTGTATGCGCTCATCGTTGCCGAAAACTCAGACAACACGGTCTACGGCTTCCCGTACTCGGACTTCATCCAGAAGGATGGGGAGAATCCGCTGATCACTGTCGCTAACGGCGAGATCATCTACATCAATATCCTGAGTGATGATGTCGTAGTGCCGGAGCCGAGCACCTACGCCATGCTCTTCGGAGTGGGGGTGCTAATGGTGGTGCTTTATCGCCGCCGCCGCAAATAG
- a CDS encoding HlyD family efflux transporter periplasmic adaptor subunit produces MMRISPWCKPLALRVFTLLLPLAAVSLAHGQSESRLVAALGKIVPGEGSVQVAAPAGETGQAIVADLKTTPGATVKKGDPLAVLTTQPLLQASVTAAEKDVAVAQSRSVAVSSSVDIAGKQVAIYDSQLQSLDARVSAAQKEASAAQTGVDQAQKAIARAEAEHQAAVDRIQGEIDEYTRLIKEWDPGTKDRVQLQSKQRILALEIKKLGATKISQDNELKSAYTAAQSKADAAAAQVDVIASERASILGQKAIAEAQQAQASAEAEAAAAQIAAAQAAVDQAKARLAQATVTAPMDGVVLAVNVWPGEAVIPPAGLVTLADTTDMFVEAEVYVDDVSRVKAGQSATISGQPLSGELSGKVDRVGMQIAANAIFSRDPTAYADQRVVQVRIKLDDPAAVRSLIGAQVTVKIKP; encoded by the coding sequence ATGATGCGAATTTCCCCTTGGTGCAAGCCGCTGGCCCTGCGCGTTTTTACGCTATTGCTCCCGCTGGCTGCCGTATCCCTGGCACATGGGCAAAGCGAGTCCCGCCTCGTCGCCGCTCTGGGCAAGATCGTCCCCGGCGAGGGTAGTGTGCAGGTGGCCGCTCCTGCCGGCGAGACCGGCCAGGCCATCGTCGCAGATCTGAAAACCACTCCCGGTGCCACGGTGAAGAAAGGCGACCCGCTGGCGGTGCTGACCACGCAGCCGCTGCTGCAGGCCTCCGTGACTGCTGCGGAGAAGGACGTCGCGGTGGCGCAATCCCGCTCTGTCGCCGTCTCATCCTCAGTGGATATTGCCGGGAAGCAGGTCGCGATCTACGACAGCCAGCTTCAGTCGCTGGATGCGCGCGTCTCCGCCGCCCAGAAGGAAGCCTCTGCCGCACAAACGGGTGTCGATCAGGCGCAGAAAGCTATCGCTCGTGCCGAGGCCGAGCATCAGGCTGCTGTTGACCGCATCCAGGGCGAGATCGACGAGTACACGCGTCTGATCAAGGAGTGGGACCCCGGTACGAAGGACCGCGTGCAGCTCCAGTCCAAGCAGCGCATCCTCGCGCTTGAGATCAAGAAGCTCGGGGCGACCAAAATTTCGCAGGACAACGAACTGAAGTCCGCCTACACCGCCGCGCAGTCCAAGGCTGATGCCGCCGCCGCTCAGGTGGATGTGATCGCCTCGGAGCGTGCGTCCATCCTTGGCCAGAAGGCCATCGCCGAGGCCCAGCAGGCGCAGGCAAGCGCCGAAGCCGAAGCTGCTGCTGCCCAGATCGCCGCCGCACAGGCCGCTGTCGATCAGGCCAAGGCCCGTCTCGCACAGGCGACTGTGACAGCGCCGATGGACGGGGTCGTGCTCGCGGTCAACGTCTGGCCCGGAGAGGCCGTCATCCCGCCCGCCGGACTGGTCACGCTTGCCGATACCACGGATATGTTTGTGGAGGCCGAGGTGTACGTGGACGATGTTTCGCGGGTCAAAGCCGGGCAGAGCGCCACGATTTCAGGGCAGCCGCTTAGCGGTGAACTGAGCGGCAAGGTCGACCGCGTGGGCATGCAGATCGCCGCCAACGCCATCTTTAGCCGGGACCCGACCGCCTACGCCGACCAGCGCGTGGTTCAGGTCCGCATCAAGCTGGACGACCCGGCCGCCGTGCGCAGCCTCATCGGCGCGCAGGTCACCGTGAAGATCAAGCCCTAG